In Plasmodium falciparum 3D7 genome assembly, chromosome: 6, the genomic window AAGCATTAAAGTACgtacattataataaatattctgttttgtttattttgaaaagatgaattatatttataattataaaggagcataataatataatttttattttttcataaagaTGGCAGAAGGAAACTAAGCGTaaagaagatgaaaaaagaattattgaGGAAGaagagaagaagaaaaaaatcgAAGAATTAAAGGAAGCAAGATTGATAGCAATggttaataaataaataaataaataaataaatatatatatatatatatatatatatatatatagatatatagaatgtaaattgaaaaaaaaaggggattcatacaaaatatatacgaAACATATGCATAGACcttataaaataatcatttttttggTGATAATCGTTATATaggtagaaaaaaaaaaaaaggaagatgAAAAAATAGAAGAACGTAAGAAGGACGCTGAAAATTtgaaagaaatatatgaacGTCATGTAATACTTTTCAAGACAAAAAAgagagaatatatatatatatatatatatttatatattattgatttttttttttttttttttttttttttttttgtttttgaaaGTTCATGTAGACATTTTATCCATGtgttttatacatatttattttatacaggaaaaggaaaaaaaagaagaagaagaaaatgagaaattaaaaaaaaaggattatTATGAAAGTTTAACAAAATTAGttaatttgaaaaataaaaaaaaaattaaaaaaaaaaaaattaataatgaaaaataagtTAATTAtcaaacacatatataatttatataaagtatgatatattattatatatattatcatattttatataataaattgatTATAACTAATATGTAGacaacataaataaaaaataaaaaataattaattataaaaaataattgttttaactaataaaaaaaataaaatagcattatatatatatatatatatatctacataatgataatatttttattgtttttatttatttaaattttttttttttgacatttaattttaaatttaagTCAACTTTTGGTGGAACTTCTAATCCAAAATTTTTGGAAGTCAAAAGGAGATTCAGGTTGTTCACATCGAATACGTCTTTTAATGCATAAGTTATATAACCCTAAGaagaaagtaaaaaaaaatataattatataataatataaatacataaatatatatatatatatatatatatatatatatatatagataaacaGACTTGtgttcatttaatttatatgcaTTATATTACGTTCAAATATGATTTGAATGCCTCTCTTGCCATCTTGTGCAGATGAAAATTTTTGGTTACAATAGATTGTATATGggattgtatatttataagttTGTTTGGGTCATAAGCAAATTGATTTATTGGTATATTATAAaactttaaataatttaagaaTTTCAATTCATGTTTCATTAGAAAAATAATGGCTGATCCATTTGAATCTTGTCCTCTACATGTTCTTCCAACTCtatgtatatattctttGGAATCATCAGGTGGATCATactgtattatataattaacattTGGTATATCAAGACCTCTAGCAGCTACATTTGTACATAATAAGATGGCACATTTTGCAGCTGAGAAATCATGAAAACTTTTTaatcttttattttgttttttttttccatgtATACAATATGTAGGtatatcaatataattaAGTAAGTCATTGTAAAATTGAACTGACATgcaattattaaaaaagaccataatttttttagacatattttttttaagaaatgtaaataataaaagaaatctTTTGTCTTCATCAACTAAAGCATATCCTTGTTGTAATCTTTCAACGGTTGCAATTTTTGTAGTAACTTCTATAAATATTGGTTTTTGTAAAGAAAGTCTAATTAAGCTTTCTACTTTTGTAGTTTGTGTTGCTGAAAATAAGGCTGTTTGTCTTTTTTTTGGTAACctctttataattaaattaatttcTTCTTCAAATCCAATTTGTAACAATCTATCAGCTTCATCAATGATTAAACATATTaagtttttataaataaattctttTGTATTTTGCATATGATCTAATAATCTTCCTGGTGTTgctattaaaatatttattccatgaataaatttttttttttcttcatttctaCTCATACCACCAATAATTATTCCATTCGTTTGtggtatatatttacataaatcTTTACAAACTTGATAAATCTGAAGACACAATTCTCTAGTGGgtgatattattaaaacaCCTGTACCGTTTTTAggtaaaaattttatattatataatatatttattgaagGTACAAGAAAAGCTAATGTTTTTCCGGACCCCGTTTTAGCAGCTCCTAAAATATCTTTTCCACTTAAAAAATGAGGAATGCATTTAGCTTGAATTTCTGTTAATGTAACAaaatttaattcttttaaacCTTTTTTTAATGcatcacatatatttaattcttcaaaTTTTAATTCACTATAAAAGTGTTCTTTtgaattgttattattatgatcactgttattactttttatttcGTCTGTGTatgttttatcatttttatcatggTCACAAATTTCTTCACTTGAagtattttcattattttcattatttttattatttttattatcttcgtCATTTTcgttattttcattattttcgctattttcatttaattcgTTATCTTCTTCTATATTGTTCAATGAAACACTGTCATTAGTACTTTCACTTTCTGCTTCTGATTCGCttctataattttcattttttaagttATCTATATTACtatctttattttctaaaatctcttttttctttttcttttttttcttttttattatactgttttttttggtttttttcaaattattatcatttgaatttttcattgtattataatcattatcatcatccatcattcaaaaaaaaaaaaaaataaataaatattagcAGTtgtacaataaatatatgtaattgttatatgtatgaatatatataaaataatataataaatttaaatttgtaaccttttttatatttctaaattttaatatttttcctttcaataatattataatatatatatatatatataaatatatatgtataagaaAAAACTTAATGTACTGAAGAAACAAAAtgaaggaaaaatatataattttataaaaattatatataattatattatatatatatatatatttttttttgaccgttacattttaatttcttcctatataagtataaaattatattgcATATTTGAAATGGAtactttaaaaattttttttttataatatcaagTGTTTTTAATAGtataaatgaattatatatatataatgtattattattttatacctatataaataatggaataataatatatgtaacagcaaaaaagaaagaaaaaaaaaaaatattatatatatatatatatatatatatatatatagatgatcataatatattttttatatttgtttattgagtcatataaagaaataaatattagaaaatccaatttaatatatatattgatatattttttttttttttttttttttttttatatacttatagAGGAAAAAATGAGGTaacttattatttaaaaaaaaaaaaaatatataatatatatagttctataatttataagtcatttaatttttaaaaacgaaagctaatataaatatactatAACACTGTATATATcatgtttttaaaaatatgtgatttttattaattttattctttcttttatttttatattgataCAATTTCATTTTAGTGataaacatttttaataGTTTCGATATTTGTTGAAATATAACtgatttatcttttttttttttttttttatatttataatgtttttatatgaaaatataaaaaagaaaatacgtCATTTGGATATAagcaatttatatatatggttcttatagttttatatacatattattgttatagaaaaagatatttaattaaaagtatatattaaagaatattcatatttgtgaaacataaaaaaggaaaaaaacaGCCGATAAAAATTGAATAATATGTCATTCAAAATAAGGATATTTCAAATGGAAGAGAAgcaacataatatatatatatatatatatgtgtattgttatttataaatcgttttgtatatataaatattttaatgtacaataatattttgtgAAAAGTTCGggtataatttaattttaaaaggtctaaataaaatatattacatttgtaaattaatttattatattatatatatattaaaaatggaactatgaaaaatatatcttttactaattatataattttagtatcttgttcatttttttttgagatataacatattctttatattaaatatgtataaaaagtgtatgaataataatataaaatatttattttatatataatatataattaatgttttatttttttaaaagaaagaaaaataaaaaaacgtAAACTGCAAATATGCACTCCTGAGAATTTCCAATATGCGAGGAAACATggagtattaaaaaaatgtaaagtataaaatatttaaaaaggatatacagtaatatattagatatatttttttatatattataaaaaaaaaaaaaaaaaaaaaaaaaaataatataatatatatatatatatatatgcttaattttaaaatatatatataaagttgtccaatttattaattctatataatttgaaatatatattggacgtataatattttatgaagtatactttttatttaaaaatttctgtattttcatatatacagTAAAAATTCGAAAAGTATTTTTATAcctttattaaataaatgtatcatatttttatgtacatttttttttttcgtgtGTTTctgaatataaattatgcataaggtaattttttttttttttttttcttaatttatataatacataattattaacatatgagatattataaaatgttatgtattaaaaaatataaaacataatatatatatatatatatatatatatatatatatatattgtatatatgtaatattattttatgtattaatattccGTTATTGAAAAAAGTTTTTATAagtatatcatatatatatatatataatatataaatgtaataattattattatatctttttaataatataaaaaaaaaaaaagtataaataaaaaaaataaaagaaaatacatTTCTTCTTAATTcatattgtattattttatttatttatttatatatttgataacatgattatgtaaaaaagggagaataaataaaagtcgaaaaaaaaaaaaaaaaaaaaaaaaaattaaataaataaataaataaataaataaatatatatatatatatatatatatatatatatatgttatccTTTTAAGGCAACATATATCTAAGTGatcaatttttattaaaaatgggTGCATTCGGAAGTAAGAATTTGGAGTATTACAATTATGCTAGCATGAAATTGTTGGAAGTGGAAAATTACGAAAATGATGAGGAACTATATTTTAAGGAACATGATATAGATGAAATAATTAAGAAAGCACGAGACATAAGAAATTGTAATTATAAAGAATCTttagatttatattttaaagcattgaaaatattaaaaaagttaaaagataataataataataaaatatataaaaatattttagaaTTTGAAATAAGACCacaagaattaaaaaataaatctataaaattaaatacacattgtataaaacataatgatcataataataaggatCAATTAGGTTCTAATTCAACTTTAtctgatgaaaaaaatatttgtattaataaacaaatagcttcattatataatgaaattgGTGACCTTTGTTGTATTCATGATTTTATGGATAaatctttatattattatgataaggCTTGTTCTTATAACCCTTCAaaaattgaatatatatataaaaaaggagtATTATATCAACAAATGAATAATACTGAAAAAGCAATTAAGACATTTAAGCTTATCCTTTCAAACGATGAAAGTCATATCCCcactttattttctttaggaaatttatatagatatattgataataatattgctTTGTCATATTTTGAAGCAATACTTAAAAAAGAACCTGATAACACAGAAGTATTATCATTGATTGCTTCATGTTATGATAATTTgggaaaaataaatgaagctATTTCTTATCAAAATAAAGCGGTTCAAATAGATCCTGATAATTTTAATCATAAAAAGTTTGCTCAAAGGCTTATAGAAATGAAATCCCAGAATTGAAGCatttaatgttttatataacatgtattttttattttatgcaattatttgtttatttatttatttttttgtgcaTTAAGAAAATTAAATGTAAAAGTAAATGTATGTttgtataaatgtatatatgtatatatatatatatatatatatttttcattatttaatattaataagtaaaatattattactctatatagttatattatcatatattccTTTATCATTATGAATGTTAATTATGTTTAACTTTTTGAATTCACATTTTTGTATTtagaattatattaaataaattgttAAATcgatttatttttgtatatagttttgctctttttttttttttttttttttttttttttttttagtgtgtgtaataatattaaaaataaaataaataattttttattctcattaatatattacaaatataattagataattatatttaatattgaGCAACGTtaagaaaagaagaaatttgTAGAcacataaattatatatttttaatatatatatatatatattgaaagtatataaataataattcaataGCAcaatttttgtaaaatatatatgaaataaaattttgttattctttattttgataagagtaatatgtttaataattaaaatttagaggaaaatattttattaatttttggttatggatattttataataattttatatgaacaCATACAATTATACTTATACTAATATTTTGTtcctttattataattaaatatttttaaataatatatatgtgatactttaaggaaaatatatattttgtaaaaatgtaaatctttttaataagtatatattatatatgttatatatttttcatttaatgtGTGATTTCGGGGTTTTATTTGAAtagataaatttaaaaagggAGGAGAAAAATACatgttattctttttttcttatatctttaaataaattgatattattatgtattttatatttcattttttcttttaacaaTTTTGTTTGGTTTTggtgtacttttttttttttttctgtacttctatatattattggTCACCTTAATGTAGATAATACCGGATTATggttattttataaaaaagtgacatatatatatatattttttattataattatgatgatagtcaaattttttgttattttataagatataatttaattattttttattatcatactcttatattattatataatatgttcattttttttatttctttttaaaggAACCAAaagaacaacaaaaaaagatataaaatataaataaattaataagaaatatgaaaaaaaaaaagggaaattgtttttttgttttgagaatttttattaatttataaaaatatagaaatagaACATTCtcttaatattatacatataattaaaaaaaaaaaaaaaaaagttatttaATCTAAAAAATCATTgttaaaatatgttatattgtAATACACGTAATTCTACATTCAATGTAAAATTATTGAGTAATAACAATTTAAAGTAGGAAGATTGTTATagagatatataaaattgtgATAtgttgaaatataaaaatgagtCAAGGAACATATTTTAATTGGTTGTTGTGTAAATATATCTGTGTGAATATAATTGTAATTatacttataatattaatagtaagtttacaaaaaataaaataatatatatatatatatatatatatatatatatatgtagattatattttaatttttctttataaagaTTTGTAGTATTgatgaatatgaaaaatcAGAAGTTCTTTTAAGAGATACTGGTGCAAGAAATTTAAGTGAACGTAAAATTTCATCATCTGAAGAAAGCTTATATGTTAAGAGAGCACCATTTTcctgtttttatttattttatcttatgATTTCAAGAAGGTTACCTAAAATAAAGAGGATTAATAGTATATGTAAGGATAATAATGAGGATATAGTTTTTTTGGATGAGCTCAGACATGTATCGGATATATCagataaaaaggaaatagaGAAAATATTTGAGAAATCTTACGAAATGAATGAGTGTAACATATTTACTATGAATGAAGAATTTTTTGGAGAATTATGTGATGATGagatatgtaaaaaatattgcCTTTAtccatatgataatataaatagtgataaatatatgaatcaAGAAGATGGAGAAATAAGGAAAGAACTCGATGCGCTTATAAAATACGGATGTTCTGATAAAATGCTAATGTATACAATTTGGTGTACAGTTATGAAAAATGAGGAAgacaaatattatttattaaaagaagaactacataatttttatgaaaatttaCGACAAAGTAAATTTGTACCATTAGATATTTCGAATAGATTATGGTGTAGTTGtaatgatataatttttatcaacGGAATAAATAATGTGCCATATATTGATGGAATATTTGAAATATGGTTCAACAATACTGAAACGAACATTCGcgaatataaaatttttttagatGCAACTAAATTATCATGGAGAAAATTAAAGGAAGATGTATTAAATTCATGTAAAGAAATTATGATGGATGGTgtagataaatatatgaatacataTGTGAAGTTAAATGGAACTTTAAAAAGTGAGGAATATATTGATGATGagaataatgatataaaggtagaaaatattgaagaagaagaagaaaaagaaaaaaaagaagatgagAAAGgagtgaaaataaaaaatgaaatgaaatcagattatgaaaaagaagtacaagaggataataataaaataaaatataagggCAAGGTAAAAAATGTGGATAAGGATGATCAAAAATTATTaagtcaaaaaaaaaaaggattaaCAATAAATGAAAggacaaataaaaaaaaaaaaaaaaatgacttGAATAGTACAAAATTTTCTGATAACTGTAGTAAAATTAATATggatgattatataaatatattatgttattataatccatcaataattaattataaaaagtgCCTCATAGAAGCTCCATATATTGATGAATATAAAACAGATGAGGTATATATGCAtaacattataaataattaaaattatgaacacaaaaatgaattagtgaaacaaaattatatttaaggaGAAATGAAAGAATTacacattataataatttaatagattattaatcattataaatatataattatatattatttagtaTATGAGTATAAAATAGAAGATACTTATTGTGGTTTTGCATGTAGCATTTTTACAtactaaaataaaataaaaaataataaatattaaataaaggaatatatatatatatatgtgtgtatatattatatgtgtgttttaaaaaagtaccttaaaaatttatttattttagtaaattcttttttgttatttatgaAAATTCAAAAGAAAGGTTAcatgttatataatttttaaaatttatttgtttgtataattaattatgttatatgttatatgtttttattttatattttattttattgatttttatattttaatgtttcgtattcttcaaaaaaaaaaaatatatatatatatgtgtttatttatttatttattttgcgTATATAATTCCGTACaattacatataattttgtttGAAACTTTTAGGAGATcatcataaaataattattttcattatttaaaactatctattaataaataatacactTGTAATTTTACatgaatatatgttatttatttctttttatattttttgtaataaatttGCGGGTATTGTTCTTGTACATTTGTTcattaaagaatataaataaatataaataaaaatgaattggcatttatttatatttaagttatacatatataaaaaaatatatattttttattgaataataaaaaaattaatgattttttgtattaaaaagatatgttcatttgttttttcttttaagatatattataaaataatatgtacacttagagtaaatataaaacatgaatatattatatatatatatatatatatatgtatataaattttttttttttttttggagatatttaattttaagatAGCCCATAAACAagcataaataaattaaaaaacaattattaaaaaaaatattatttaaaaatttttattattaaatattctaCATTATCTTATGTTGTGTTAAATAAATGGAAATTTTGGATACTTGCgtttttgtaataattagACCGTGTGTTGAATAGTTTCTTTATTTAAGATAGTAGATTAATTTATaactataaataaaaagatttatataaataaatatatatatgttaatttcttaagttttttttttttttttttttttttttttttttatttttagctAGCTCCTTATTATAACTtacaaaacaaataaataacaataagtgattttatatattattatatgaggCTTTTGGTATATTAGtgtataataatcataattcaAAATTGATTATTAAGTTTATATAATAGTGTTTTATACTTTTAAATTGTACTATAAAAAGGAATACATGTTATTATTTGTGAATAAGTTATGATTAATTAAGAGATTAaaaatttgatatatatatatatatgtaatgttaAATAGGGAGTTTTATGAAAAGAATATtcacttattatatatatatatatattatatattatacatttttttttactattgataatattattttgatatgggcacagaatatttatatattattacccATATAAAAGGACGTCATGAAAAAATAGTGTATACATTTTGACATCAGGtttcattttaaatatattttataaagaagaattgtattaaaatgttttatagttagaaatgaaatatatataattttaaataaataaacatgatTGACACTTTATAAAGTCtcataagaaaaaagaaacagtTTCAGAAAAAGGTCCAAATTGTGTGTTTGAataaattacaaatatattataaaaaaaaaaaagagaaaatatttcaaaatatattttaattttttaaataaataatatatctttactttttttatttaattatattttatgacttgattttaaataaaaaaaatggttCCTTTttgattaaatatatattatatatttttttctatatattattataagaacgaaaatttttataaaatataaaaatgataaaatataaatgaatataaaaaaaaaaaaatatattaaaaaggttGCTTATGGAGagatatacaaataatatatatatatatatataatatatatatgtgtgtgttataataaatatattttgttatattattaatattgataGTATGttaatttgtataataaataaaatattacagaaccaaattttaaatttataataataaaccatttcgttaaaaatattattgttcttttttttttttttttttatttataaaatatatatagtgttTTGTAGAAAAATTAGAATAAAGTCTActaaaatgtatatacatgtatatattgtaataataataaataaataagtaaacattatatgatattattatatatatgtttaataagAATAGACCatttcatttaaattttcatttcACATGGAGGTGTAAATTAATCTGAAGTAAAATGATTTAATACAATAAAAGATATGATGATGTATTATAAAatcacaaaatataaatgaaaatctgttttattttaattcttttgatatatctttatatatatatatatatatatattgcacGTGTTAAATATGTCTTCATGTGAATAAGTAT contains:
- a CDS encoding tetratricopeptide repeat protein, putative, coding for MGAFGSKNLEYYNYASMKLLEVENYENDEELYFKEHDIDEIIKKARDIRNCNYKESLDLYFKALKILKKLKDNNNNKIYKNILEFEIRPQELKNKSIKLNTHCIKHNDHNNKDQLGSNSTLSDEKNICINKQIASLYNEIGDLCCIHDFMDKSLYYYDKACSYNPSKIEYIYKKGVLYQQMNNTEKAIKTFKLILSNDESHIPTLFSLGNLYRYIDNNIALSYFEAILKKEPDNTEVLSLIASCYDNLGKINEAISYQNKAVQIDPDNFNHKKFAQRLIEMKSQN
- a CDS encoding ATP-dependent RNA helicase HAS1 — translated: MMDDDNDYNTMKNSNDNNLKKTKKNSIIKKKKKKKKKEILENKDSNIDNLKNENYRSESEAESESTNDSVSLNNIEEDNELNENSENNENNENDEDNKNNKNNENNENTSSEEICDHDKNDKTYTDEIKSNNSDHNNNNSKEHFYSELKFEELNICDALKKGLKELNFVTLTEIQAKCIPHFLSGKDILGAAKTGSGKTLAFLVPSINILYNIKFLPKNGTGVLIISPTRELCLQIYQVCKDLCKYIPQTNGIIIGGMSRNEEKKKFIHGINILIATPGRLLDHMQNTKEFIYKNLICLIIDEADRLLQIGFEEEINLIIKRLPKKRQTALFSATQTTKVESLIRLSLQKPIFIEVTTKIATVERLQQGYALVDEDKRFLLLFTFLKKNMSKKIMVFFNNCMSVQFYNDLLNYIDIPTYCIHGKKKQNKRLKSFHDFSAAKCAILLCTNVAARGLDIPNVNYIIQYDPPDDSKEYIHRVGRTCRGQDSNGSAIIFLMKHELKFLNYLKFYNIPINQFAYDPNKLINIQSHIQSIVTKNFHLHKMAREAFKSYLNGYITYALKDVFDVNNLNLLLTSKNFGLEVPPKVDLNLKLNVKKKKFK